A genomic stretch from Limnobacter thiooxidans includes:
- a CDS encoding co-chaperone GroES has protein sequence MNIRPLHDRVIVKRLDSERTTASGIVIPESAAEKPDQGEVIAVGPGKRDDSGKLIAMDVQVGQRVLFGKYAGQAIKVDGKEVLVMREEDIMGVIEA, from the coding sequence ATGAACATTCGTCCGTTGCATGATCGCGTGATCGTGAAGCGTCTCGACAGCGAGCGCACAACAGCCTCTGGCATCGTGATTCCAGAATCCGCAGCCGAGAAGCCCGATCAAGGTGAAGTTATTGCAGTAGGCCCAGGCAAGCGTGATGACAGCGGCAAGCTGATCGCCATGGACGTGCAGGTAGGCCAGCGCGTGTTGTTCGGCAAGTACGCCGGTCAAGCCATCAAGGTGGATGGCAAGGAAGTGCTGGTTATGCGCGAAGAAGACATCATGGGCGTAATTGAAGCCTAA
- a CDS encoding peroxiredoxin family protein, translating into MLLINLSLLHVATLSWHSPLGAGWMGVFVLALPNFYLFVWMFMGRRARTSRNLHLLMATNLMGIALVLTDPAMEANPWPLVLGNLIFFSSIAYIFWYSHLGERNNVQLKEGEKLPAFELKTLEGTRFSSEQLKGAAWLLIFYRGNWCPLCMTQIREVAGRYIELDRLGVKVALISPQPETKTQDLAKRFKVPMAFFVDVDFKTSKKLNLVADNGVPFGLKWFGHGEHTVLPTVLIINKHGRIVYSDQTSNYRVRPEPDQFLEVARQKLAVTEA; encoded by the coding sequence TTGCTGTTAATCAATCTCAGCCTGTTGCATGTGGCCACTCTCAGTTGGCATAGCCCCTTGGGTGCAGGTTGGATGGGTGTCTTTGTGCTGGCTTTGCCCAATTTCTACCTGTTTGTCTGGATGTTCATGGGTCGACGGGCACGAACCTCCCGTAACCTGCACCTCTTGATGGCCACGAACCTGATGGGCATTGCACTGGTGTTAACCGACCCCGCCATGGAAGCCAATCCTTGGCCGCTCGTCCTTGGCAACCTGATTTTCTTCAGCAGCATTGCCTACATTTTCTGGTATTCGCACTTGGGCGAGCGCAACAATGTCCAGTTGAAAGAGGGTGAAAAGCTACCGGCGTTCGAGCTGAAAACGCTGGAAGGTACCCGTTTTTCCAGCGAGCAGCTCAAGGGAGCAGCCTGGCTTCTGATTTTCTACAGGGGCAACTGGTGCCCTTTGTGCATGACCCAAATTCGCGAAGTGGCTGGCCGCTACATTGAGCTTGACCGCTTGGGTGTGAAGGTTGCACTCATCAGCCCGCAGCCTGAAACCAAAACCCAAGACCTGGCCAAGCGCTTTAAGGTGCCCATGGCCTTTTTTGTGGATGTCGATTTCAAGACCAGCAAAAAGCTGAATCTCGTTGCCGATAATGGCGTTCCATTTGGCTTGAAGTGGTTCGGGCATGGCGAACACACCGTGTTGCCCACCGTGTTGATCATCAACAAACACGGGCGCATTGTGTATTCAGATCAAACCTCCAACTACCGGGTTCGTCCTGAACCCGATCAGTTTCTCGAGGTGGCTCGTCAGAAGTTGGCCGTGACTGAAGCCTGA